The Streptomyces sp. NBC_01275 genome has a segment encoding these proteins:
- a CDS encoding DUF2330 domain-containing protein encodes MVGLVGTIGFLRGRLRRLMRREGAGTDAGAGVRVVTAARSQSRARFRVGAVVLALLAVQLGSLVAPAYACACGALVPGDERQLTVGREVSVVRWDGTQEQIVMRLTVSGDAERAAWIMPVPRRATVTLDDPELFDQLAEATAPVQRTRYHFWPQDGDWPLTAGDGAGGPPPPRGTGAGAGVGVVGRERLGPFDVARLTATDPGALDDWLRANDFVFPPRLEGGLQPYVDRNWEYVAVRLAPETAGTPLSGELEPLRLSFASDDLVYPMRLSRLASTPQSLGLYVLAAHRMEPASAIGGERPRVTFAGRLGTTTGPLKELATGTPYLTAVAQEFPLPSAISGDHELRRAANDTPFQQVIYENRLLTLAGIPAWLLTVVIAVAALGTGAIVLGVRRGRTRRTGPSGPRHASGYQGGEVLGGGGVPGGVGVPGGIGGIGSSGVPEPDGPHSSGGTGAPGRPRAFAASGVSGWFGRAGLRAASAVPRAPRAQRVPAIPPTPPTPPTPITPITPPKPSTPPASPRPFTPPPPPMPPSPPSSPPPPPPPPPSSPSSPSSPSHPFLAPPLSTPSSSSRRRRAVPPRASSVFRTPPVPPMPSAPPPEPSTPPATPPAYPARPARSAYPSAHPEPNG; translated from the coding sequence ATGGTCGGCTTGGTCGGCACGATCGGTTTCCTGAGGGGACGTCTGAGACGCCTGATGCGGCGGGAGGGGGCGGGGACGGACGCAGGGGCGGGTGTGCGGGTGGTCACTGCGGCCCGATCGCAGTCCCGGGCCCGGTTCCGGGTCGGGGCCGTCGTCCTGGCGCTGCTGGCCGTCCAGCTCGGTTCGCTCGTCGCGCCCGCCTACGCCTGCGCCTGCGGCGCGCTGGTCCCGGGCGACGAGCGGCAGCTCACGGTCGGCCGGGAGGTCTCCGTCGTGCGCTGGGACGGCACGCAGGAGCAGATCGTGATGCGGCTGACGGTCAGCGGGGACGCCGAGCGGGCCGCCTGGATCATGCCCGTGCCGCGTCGGGCGACCGTGACGCTCGACGACCCGGAGCTCTTCGACCAGCTGGCCGAGGCCACGGCCCCCGTGCAGCGCACCCGCTACCACTTCTGGCCGCAGGACGGCGACTGGCCGCTGACCGCCGGCGACGGCGCGGGAGGTCCGCCGCCCCCGCGGGGAACCGGCGCCGGGGCCGGCGTGGGCGTGGTCGGGCGCGAGCGGCTCGGCCCGTTCGACGTGGCCCGGCTGACGGCCACCGACCCGGGCGCGCTCGACGACTGGCTGCGCGCGAACGACTTCGTCTTCCCGCCCCGACTGGAGGGCGGCCTCCAGCCCTACGTCGACCGGAACTGGGAGTACGTGGCCGTACGGCTCGCCCCCGAGACCGCCGGCACGCCCCTGAGCGGCGAACTCGAACCCCTCCGCCTCAGCTTCGCCTCCGACGACCTCGTCTACCCGATGCGGCTGTCCCGGCTGGCGAGCACCCCGCAGTCGCTGGGCCTCTACGTCCTGGCCGCGCACCGCATGGAACCGGCGTCCGCGATCGGCGGCGAACGCCCCCGGGTCACCTTCGCGGGCCGGCTCGGCACGACGACGGGCCCGCTGAAGGAGCTGGCCACGGGCACGCCGTACCTGACGGCCGTCGCCCAGGAGTTCCCGCTCCCCTCGGCGATCTCCGGGGACCACGAACTGCGCCGGGCGGCGAACGACACCCCCTTCCAGCAGGTGATCTACGAGAACCGACTCCTCACCCTGGCCGGAATCCCGGCATGGCTCCTGACGGTCGTCATCGCAGTCGCCGCACTGGGCACGGGGGCGATCGTGCTCGGAGTACGAAGGGGCCGGACACGGAGAACGGGACCGTCGGGACCTCGGCATGCGTCGGGGTATCAGGGGGGTGAGGTACTCGGCGGGGGCGGGGTGCCTGGTGGGGTCGGAGTGCCCGGTGGGATCGGTGGGATCGGCTCGTCCGGTGTGCCGGAGCCGGATGGCCCTCACTCGTCCGGTGGGACCGGCGCGCCCGGAAGGCCTCGCGCCTTCGCCGCTTCCGGGGTGAGCGGCTGGTTCGGCAGGGCCGGCTTACGCGCCGCCTCGGCTGTGCCGCGCGCCCCGCGCGCCCAGCGCGTACCGGCCATCCCGCCTACGCCCCCTACGCCCCCTACGCCGATAACGCCGATAACGCCCCCCAAGCCGTCCACGCCTCCCGCCTCCCCTAGGCCTTTCACGCCCCCACCACCCCCCATGCCCCCCTCGCCACCTTCGTCCCCTCCGCCTCCTCCGCCTCCTCCACCCTCGTCGCCCTCTTCGCCCTCTTCGCCCTCACACCCCTTCCTCGCCCCTCCCCTCTCCACGCCCTCTTCGTCCTCTCGGCGGCGGCGGGCCGTTCCGCCTCGGGCGTCGTCCGTGTTCCGTACGCCTCCCGTGCCCCCGATGCCGTCCGCGCCGCCCCCTGAGCCCTCGACACCCCCCGCTACGCCCCCTGCGTACCCCGCACGCCCGGCCCGCTCCGCCTACCCATCGGCGCACCCTGAGCCGAACGGGTGA
- a CDS encoding O-methyltransferase: MSESQVWDAVDAYFTAHLAPDDEETAAALHESEAAGLPPISVTAAQGKLLQLLAQIQGARSILEIGTLGGYSTIWLARALPADGRLITLEYDPRHAEIATRNIARAGFDKQVEVRVGLALESLPRLADENPPPFDLVFIDADKANNAHYLDWALRLTSTGSLIVVDNVVRGGRIADGDNADADVLGSRAAIELIGSHPRLSGTAIQTVGAKGYDGFALARVLA, encoded by the coding sequence ATGAGCGAGTCGCAGGTCTGGGACGCCGTCGACGCCTACTTCACGGCCCACCTCGCCCCGGACGACGAGGAGACCGCGGCCGCGCTGCACGAGAGCGAGGCCGCCGGGCTCCCACCCATCAGCGTGACGGCGGCCCAGGGCAAGCTGCTCCAGCTGCTCGCCCAGATCCAGGGAGCCCGCTCCATCCTGGAGATCGGCACGCTCGGCGGCTACAGCACGATCTGGCTGGCCCGCGCCCTGCCCGCCGACGGCAGGTTGATCACGCTGGAGTACGACCCACGGCACGCGGAGATCGCCACCCGCAACATCGCCCGCGCCGGCTTCGACAAGCAGGTGGAGGTGCGGGTCGGCCTGGCCCTGGAGTCGCTGCCGCGGCTCGCCGACGAGAACCCGCCCCCGTTCGACCTGGTCTTCATCGACGCCGACAAGGCCAACAACGCCCACTACCTGGACTGGGCCCTGCGCCTCACGTCCACCGGCAGCCTGATCGTCGTCGACAACGTCGTGCGGGGCGGCCGGATCGCCGACGGGGACAACGCCGACGCGGACGTGCTGGGCAGCAGGGCCGCGATCGAGCTCATCGGCTCGCACCCCAGACTGAGCGGCACGGCGATCCAGACGGTCGGCGCCAAGGGCTACGACGGTTTCGCGCTGGCCCGCGTCCTGGCGTAG
- a CDS encoding DUF1992 domain-containing protein has protein sequence MTERKPPGVPFESWVDKQIRDAERRGEFDHLPGAGKPLPPGVDTSYDELWWIRQKMAREGLSVLPPALALRKEAEDALAAAYAAPSERIVRKIITDVNVKLRDMMFKPPPGPPLGMKPYDVEDVVRQWREHRTAAE, from the coding sequence ATGACCGAGCGAAAGCCACCGGGTGTGCCGTTCGAGTCCTGGGTCGACAAGCAGATCCGTGACGCGGAACGGCGCGGGGAGTTCGATCATCTGCCGGGCGCGGGCAAGCCGTTGCCGCCGGGCGTCGACACGTCGTACGACGAACTCTGGTGGATCAGGCAGAAGATGGCCCGCGAGGGTCTCTCGGTGCTGCCGCCGGCGCTCGCCCTGCGCAAGGAGGCGGAGGACGCCCTCGCGGCGGCCTACGCGGCCCCTTCGGAACGGATCGTCCGGAAGATCATCACGGACGTCAACGTCAAGCTCCGCGACATGATGTTCAAGCCGCCGCCCGGCCCCCCGCTGGGCATGAAGCCGTACGACGTCGAGGACGTCGTACGGCAGTGGCGGGAGCACCGGACGGCGGCCGAGTAG
- a CDS encoding dihydrofolate reductase family protein encodes MGDVIARLAMSLDGYVAGPDSGREHPLGVGGERLHAWVYGLRTFRRMQGMAGGATGPDDDLIAEWAQRPGAVVMGHGMYVTGELPWGDDPPFHTPVYVVTHHPRASLVKEGGTTFHFVTEGPQRALELAREAAGDRDVSLAGGADLVQQFIRAGWLDELLLHVVPVLACGGRRLFDHVGDEHIEWRKTQVLDSPEVTHIRLRAQWSDSRE; translated from the coding sequence ATGGGTGACGTCATCGCAAGGCTGGCCATGTCGCTGGACGGGTACGTCGCCGGCCCGGACTCCGGGCGCGAGCATCCGCTGGGCGTCGGCGGGGAGCGGCTGCACGCGTGGGTGTACGGGCTGCGGACGTTCCGTCGGATGCAGGGGATGGCGGGCGGGGCGACCGGTCCCGACGACGATCTGATCGCCGAGTGGGCGCAGCGGCCGGGGGCCGTGGTCATGGGGCACGGGATGTACGTCACCGGGGAGCTGCCGTGGGGCGACGACCCGCCCTTCCACACGCCGGTGTACGTCGTCACGCACCATCCGCGCGCGTCCCTCGTGAAGGAGGGCGGCACCACCTTCCACTTCGTCACCGAGGGCCCGCAGCGGGCGCTGGAGCTGGCCCGGGAGGCGGCCGGCGACAGGGACGTCTCGCTGGCCGGCGGGGCCGACCTGGTGCAGCAGTTCATCCGGGCCGGATGGCTGGACGAACTGCTGCTGCACGTCGTCCCGGTGCTGGCCTGCGGCGGACGCAGGCTGTTCGACCACGTGGGGGACGAGCACATCGAGTGGCGCAAGACCCAGGTGCTGGACTCGCCGGAGGTCACGCATATCCGGTTGCGCGCCCAGTGGTCCGACTCCCGAGAATGA
- a CDS encoding GNAT family N-acetyltransferase yields MGWTIAAEPYDSPVAAALWRAYYTEVSDRYYLLHEGRRTDPAELEREIAARTGAELAPPTGRLFVGRYDGEPAGTAGVRLLDATTAELTRVFVQRGLRGKGGAPLLVRAAEDAARALGAARMVLDTRGDLVEARALYPRLGYTETGPYNDDPYAEHWFGKELDGTGPA; encoded by the coding sequence ATGGGATGGACCATCGCCGCGGAGCCCTACGACTCCCCCGTCGCCGCCGCGCTCTGGCGGGCGTACTACACCGAGGTCAGCGACCGCTACTACCTCCTGCACGAGGGTCGCCGCACCGACCCCGCCGAGCTGGAGCGCGAGATCGCCGCCCGCACCGGCGCCGAACTCGCCCCGCCCACCGGCCGGTTGTTCGTCGGACGGTACGACGGTGAGCCGGCCGGCACCGCGGGCGTACGGCTGCTCGACGCCACGACCGCCGAGCTCACCCGGGTGTTCGTGCAGCGGGGGCTGCGCGGCAAGGGCGGCGCCCCGCTCCTCGTACGGGCCGCCGAGGACGCCGCGCGTGCCCTCGGCGCCGCGCGGATGGTCCTCGACACCCGGGGCGACCTGGTGGAGGCCCGCGCCCTGTACCCGCGGCTGGGCTACACGGAGACCGGGCCGTACAACGACGACCCGTACGCCGAGCACTGGTTCGGCAAGGAGCTGGACGGGACCGGGCCGGCGTAA
- a CDS encoding MFS transporter, which translates to MALDAHSRTADPREEHVSGNVLVSIGALLLGMLLAALDQTIVSTALPTIVSDLGGMEHLSWVVTAYLLASTAATPLWGKLGDQYGRKKLFQTAIVLFLIGSALCGMAQNMPQLIAFRAVQGLGGGGLMVLSMAIVGDLVPPRERGRYQGLFGAVFGATSVLGPLLGGLFTEHLSWRWVFYVNLPVGVVALAVIATVLHIPRRSTPHVIDYLGTLLIASVATCLVLVASLGGTTWDWGSPQIALLAVLGVVLAVAFVAVERRAAEPVLPLKLFGIRTFTLSAVISFIVGFAMFGAMTYLPTFLQVVQGVSPTMSGVHMLPMVFGLLLSSTVSGQIVSRTGRWKVFPVAGTGVTALGLLLLHRLDEHSSTGEMSAYFLVFGLGLGLVMQVLVLIVQNAVSYEDLGVATSGATFFRSIGASFGVAIFGTVFAGRLGDKLADALRGVQLPSGVSVDGLESDPRGIADLPSDLRPPVLNAYASAITDVFLYAAPVALLGFVLAWFLKEDRLRGSVTAPDVTETLASNPVERSSYDEVCRALSVLGTREGRREIYRTITARAGYDLLPAASWLLLRMKRYGGVEPGVLAERTTVPLSVIMGAARQVEERRLAVRDGLDMTLTPEGREAAERLADAREDSLAELLGDWWGPDRPTDLVQLVKELSDELCGSDREQPHNGRPIGDHTPDGRMPDRGRMPDRHATDGHATDSRTTDGR; encoded by the coding sequence ATGGCCTTGGACGCGCACAGCAGGACGGCGGATCCGCGTGAGGAACACGTGTCCGGAAACGTCCTCGTCTCGATCGGCGCCCTGCTGCTCGGCATGCTGCTCGCCGCTCTCGACCAGACGATCGTGTCGACCGCCCTGCCCACGATCGTCAGCGACCTCGGTGGTATGGAGCATCTGTCGTGGGTGGTCACGGCGTACCTGCTGGCGTCCACCGCCGCGACCCCGCTGTGGGGCAAACTGGGCGACCAGTACGGGCGCAAGAAACTCTTCCAGACCGCGATCGTGCTGTTTCTGATCGGCTCGGCGCTGTGCGGAATGGCGCAAAACATGCCGCAGTTGATCGCCTTCCGGGCCGTCCAGGGGCTGGGCGGCGGCGGGTTGATGGTGTTGTCGATGGCGATCGTCGGCGACCTCGTCCCGCCCCGCGAACGCGGCCGCTACCAGGGGCTGTTCGGCGCGGTCTTCGGCGCCACCAGCGTCCTCGGGCCCCTCCTCGGCGGCCTGTTCACCGAGCACCTGAGCTGGCGCTGGGTGTTCTACGTCAACCTGCCCGTCGGCGTCGTCGCGCTCGCCGTCATCGCGACCGTGCTGCACATCCCGCGCCGGTCGACCCCGCACGTCATCGACTACCTCGGCACCCTCCTCATCGCCTCCGTCGCCACCTGTCTGGTCCTGGTGGCGTCCCTCGGCGGCACCACCTGGGACTGGGGCTCGCCGCAGATCGCGCTGCTGGCGGTGCTGGGCGTCGTCCTGGCCGTCGCGTTCGTGGCCGTCGAGCGACGGGCGGCCGAACCCGTCCTCCCGCTCAAGCTGTTCGGCATCCGCACCTTCACCCTCTCGGCCGTCATCAGCTTCATCGTCGGCTTCGCCATGTTCGGCGCGATGACCTATCTGCCGACCTTCCTCCAGGTCGTCCAGGGCGTCTCGCCGACCATGTCCGGCGTGCACATGCTGCCGATGGTGTTCGGCCTGCTGCTGTCCTCGACCGTCTCGGGGCAGATCGTCAGCCGCACCGGCCGCTGGAAGGTGTTCCCGGTCGCCGGCACCGGCGTGACCGCTCTCGGCCTGCTGCTGCTCCACCGGCTCGACGAGCACAGCTCCACCGGCGAGATGAGCGCCTACTTCCTCGTCTTCGGCCTGGGCCTCGGCCTGGTCATGCAGGTCCTGGTCCTCATCGTGCAGAACGCGGTCTCCTACGAGGACCTCGGCGTCGCCACCTCCGGCGCGACCTTCTTCCGCTCCATCGGCGCGTCCTTCGGCGTCGCCATCTTCGGCACGGTCTTCGCCGGCCGCCTCGGCGACAAGCTCGCCGACGCCCTCCGGGGCGTCCAACTGCCCTCCGGCGTCTCGGTGGACGGCCTGGAGTCCGACCCGCGCGGCATCGCCGACCTGCCGTCCGACCTGCGCCCGCCGGTCCTGAACGCCTACGCGTCCGCCATCACCGACGTCTTCCTGTACGCCGCCCCCGTCGCCCTCCTCGGCTTCGTGCTGGCCTGGTTCCTGAAGGAGGACAGGCTGCGCGGCTCGGTCACCGCGCCCGACGTGACGGAGACCCTCGCCAGCAACCCGGTGGAGCGTTCGTCGTACGACGAGGTGTGCCGGGCGCTGTCCGTCCTCGGCACCCGCGAGGGCCGCCGCGAGATCTACCGCACGATCACCGCCCGGGCCGGCTACGACCTGCTCCCGGCGGCGAGCTGGCTGCTGCTGCGGATGAAGAGGTACGGCGGCGTCGAGCCGGGGGTGCTCGCGGAGCGCACCACCGTCCCGCTGTCCGTGATCATGGGCGCCGCCCGTCAGGTCGAGGAGCGCCGGCTCGCGGTGCGCGACGGGCTCGACATGACGCTGACCCCCGAGGGCCGCGAGGCCGCCGAACGGCTCGCCGACGCCCGCGAGGACTCGCTGGCCGAACTGCTCGGCGACTGGTGGGGACCGGACCGGCCCACCGACCTGGTCCAGCTGGTCAAGGAGCTCAGCGACGAACTGTGCGGCTCGGACCGCGAACAGCCGCACAACGGCCGCCCGATCGGCGACCATACGCCGGACGGCCGTATGCCGGACCGCGGCCGTATGCCGGACCGCCACGCGACGGACGGCCACGCGACGGACAGCCGTACGACGGACGGCCGGTGA
- a CDS encoding peptidoglycan-binding protein — MSDPTGPQRRPGPAGLPCPECGALRAPDNTPSCACAQRASDALRDTRTAEAAAAEDFDPLRIRPYVELGDAKESGGAAEPSRGGGSPQGGGTAWGGESTRDGGSAQGGGTAWGGESGAADMTMPLRTVPAADATMPLRRIPPDAGSGAEPSTPDLNLFEPPDGHAPGTGTDTHGKAHGDVDDDERPRSRRRRTLLIAASAAAVAVVAAAGFASGLFSYETPTRDGAAPEDVRAAVPDASTSEASPSPTASRSASPSASDASPSPSESTNPSPSEESTASASPSASVSPDETPAEPTARTTGSLAPENGADDSQDTAATVVLRRGDKGAEVTELQLRLRQLYLYNGDTDGAFSSAVEDALRNYQWSRGITADDLGVYGAATRTSLESETKEP; from the coding sequence GTGAGCGATCCGACGGGGCCACAACGGCGACCGGGGCCGGCCGGGCTGCCGTGCCCCGAGTGCGGCGCGCTGCGAGCGCCGGACAACACCCCGTCGTGCGCCTGCGCCCAGCGCGCCTCCGACGCCCTGCGCGACACCCGCACGGCGGAGGCGGCCGCGGCGGAGGACTTCGATCCCCTGCGCATACGGCCGTACGTGGAGCTGGGCGACGCCAAGGAGTCCGGCGGGGCCGCCGAACCCAGCCGGGGCGGGGGATCCCCTCAGGGAGGCGGGACCGCCTGGGGCGGGGAGTCCACCCGGGATGGGGGGTCCGCCCAGGGAGGCGGGACCGCCTGGGGCGGGGAGTCCGGAGCCGCCGACATGACGATGCCCCTGCGGACGGTGCCGGCGGCCGACGCGACCATGCCCCTGCGGAGGATCCCGCCGGACGCCGGGTCCGGCGCCGAGCCCAGCACCCCCGACCTGAACCTCTTCGAGCCGCCGGACGGCCACGCCCCCGGCACCGGCACCGACACCCACGGGAAAGCCCACGGGGACGTCGACGACGACGAGAGGCCCCGCAGCCGACGCCGTCGCACCCTGCTGATCGCGGCGAGCGCGGCCGCGGTGGCCGTGGTGGCGGCGGCCGGGTTCGCCAGCGGACTGTTCTCCTACGAGACGCCCACGCGCGACGGCGCCGCCCCCGAGGACGTACGGGCCGCCGTGCCCGACGCCTCGACCAGCGAGGCGTCCCCGTCTCCGACGGCGAGCCGTTCCGCGTCCCCGTCGGCGTCCGACGCGTCGCCGTCCCCGTCGGAGAGCACGAACCCGTCGCCGTCCGAGGAGTCGACGGCGAGCGCCTCCCCGTCGGCCTCCGTGTCGCCCGACGAGACCCCGGCCGAGCCGACCGCCCGCACGACGGGCTCCCTGGCCCCCGAGAACGGGGCCGACGACAGCCAGGACACCGCCGCCACCGTGGTCCTGCGACGCGGCGACAAGGGCGCCGAGGTGACCGAACTCCAGCTCCGCCTACGCCAGTTGTACCTCTACAACGGCGACACCGACGGCGCCTTCAGCAGCGCGGTCGAGGACGCCCTGCGCAACTACCAGTGGTCCCGCGGCATCACCGCCGACGACCTCGGCGTGTACGGGGCGGCAACCCGCACGAGCCTGGAGTCGGAGACGAAGGAGCCGTAG
- a CDS encoding HAD-IA family hydrolase, with amino-acid sequence MPAAASTVLTARALLLDMDGTLVNSDAVVERVWRRWADRHGLDGDEVMKVVHGRQGYASMAVLLPDRPMEANLADNARMLAEETADLDGVVPVPGAPEFLASLRAQGVPHALVTSADVALSTARLAAAGLALPDVRITAESVGASKPDPEGFLKGAAELGVAPAECVVFEDSGAGISAGRSAGMRVVGVGPRATVHRPDAGARDLRGVRVERGEVGLVRVHVG; translated from the coding sequence ATGCCGGCCGCCGCGTCCACCGTCCTGACCGCCCGTGCCCTTCTGCTCGACATGGACGGCACCCTCGTGAACTCCGACGCCGTCGTCGAGCGGGTCTGGCGGCGCTGGGCCGATCGGCACGGACTGGACGGGGACGAGGTCATGAAGGTCGTCCACGGACGTCAGGGCTACGCCTCGATGGCCGTGCTGCTGCCCGACCGGCCGATGGAGGCCAACCTCGCGGACAACGCGCGCATGCTGGCGGAGGAGACCGCCGACCTGGACGGGGTCGTGCCGGTGCCCGGCGCGCCGGAGTTCCTCGCCTCGCTGCGTGCGCAGGGGGTGCCGCACGCGCTGGTGACCTCGGCGGACGTCGCGCTGTCGACGGCGCGGCTGGCCGCGGCGGGGCTGGCGCTGCCGGACGTGCGGATCACCGCGGAGTCGGTGGGCGCGAGCAAGCCGGACCCCGAGGGCTTTCTCAAGGGCGCGGCCGAACTGGGCGTCGCGCCGGCGGAGTGCGTGGTCTTCGAGGACTCCGGCGCGGGCATCTCGGCGGGACGCTCCGCCGGGATGCGCGTGGTCGGCGTCGGCCCCCGAGCCACCGTGCACCGACCGGACGCGGGGGCGCGGGATCTGCGGGGAGTACGGGTGGAGCGGGGCGAGGTAGGGCTGGTTCGGGTGCACGTGGGGTGA
- a CDS encoding TMEM165/GDT1 family protein, giving the protein MISITVTALVFGVVFLAELPDKTALAGLVLGTRYRASYVFAGVAAAFALHVALAVAAGSVLTLLPQQIVHALTGVLFLGGAAVLLMKKGEDEEEIRKPENQSFWKVAGAGFMLILVAEFGDLTQIMTANLAARYDDPLSVGLGAVLALWAVAGLGIVGGKALMKRVPLQLITQIAAVLMLGLGTWSLWEALTA; this is encoded by the coding sequence TTGATCAGCATCACCGTGACGGCGCTCGTCTTCGGCGTCGTCTTCCTGGCCGAGCTGCCGGACAAGACCGCGCTCGCCGGACTCGTCCTCGGCACCCGCTACCGCGCCTCCTACGTCTTCGCCGGTGTCGCCGCCGCCTTCGCGCTGCATGTCGCGCTCGCCGTCGCCGCGGGCAGCGTGCTGACGCTGTTGCCGCAACAGATCGTGCACGCGCTGACGGGCGTGCTGTTCCTGGGCGGCGCGGCGGTGCTGCTGATGAAGAAGGGCGAGGACGAGGAGGAGATCCGCAAGCCGGAGAACCAGTCCTTCTGGAAGGTCGCCGGCGCGGGCTTCATGCTGATCCTCGTCGCCGAGTTCGGCGATCTCACGCAGATCATGACCGCGAACCTCGCCGCCCGCTACGACGATCCGCTCTCCGTCGGCCTCGGCGCGGTGCTGGCGCTGTGGGCGGTGGCCGGACTGGGCATCGTGGGCGGAAAGGCGCTGATGAAGCGGGTGCCGCTGCAGCTGATCACGCAGATCGCGGCCGTGCTGATGCTGGGGCTGGGGACGTGGAGCCTGTGGGAGGCGCTGACCGCCTGA
- a CDS encoding HNH endonuclease family protein, which produces MSKFYARGRLSILAALTGLIASVGLFTSPTASAALPTPVSAATARTYLASLTVATEDRTGYDRDLFPTWITISGTCNTREYILKRDGTNVVTNSACTATSGSWYSPYDGATWTAASDLDIDHLVPLAEAWDSGADAWTTAQRQAFANDITRPQLIAVTDNVNQSKSDQDPAEWMPSLTSYRCTYVRAWVQVKYYYDLSVDSAEKSALTSYLASC; this is translated from the coding sequence ATGTCGAAGTTCTACGCGCGTGGACGGCTGAGCATACTAGCCGCCCTCACCGGTCTCATAGCCTCGGTCGGGCTTTTCACCTCCCCGACCGCCTCCGCCGCCCTCCCCACCCCGGTCAGCGCGGCCACCGCCCGCACCTACCTCGCCTCGCTCACCGTCGCGACCGAGGACCGCACCGGCTACGACCGCGATCTCTTCCCCACCTGGATCACCATCAGCGGCACCTGCAACACCCGTGAGTACATCCTCAAGCGGGACGGTACGAACGTCGTCACCAACTCCGCCTGCACCGCCACCAGCGGCAGCTGGTACTCCCCGTACGACGGCGCCACCTGGACCGCCGCCTCCGACCTCGACATCGACCACCTGGTCCCGCTCGCCGAGGCCTGGGACTCCGGTGCCGACGCCTGGACCACCGCCCAGCGCCAGGCCTTCGCCAACGACATCACCCGCCCGCAGCTCATCGCCGTCACGGACAACGTGAACCAGTCGAAGAGCGACCAGGACCCGGCCGAGTGGATGCCGTCGCTCACCTCGTACCGCTGCACCTACGTCCGCGCCTGGGTCCAGGTGAAGTACTACTACGACCTCTCGGTCGACTCCGCCGAGAAGAGCGCGCTGACGAGCTACCTCGCCAGCTGCTGA